Sequence from the Bdellovibrionota bacterium genome:
GCCGTACCACAAAGCGCTCAATTCCATGACGAGGGAGCGAAGTTTCTTCGACGTGGACCAAGTGAAATATTTGACGACCGTGACATACGAAACCAAAGAACTGCAGCAAGCTTATGTGGAGGAATACGCCAAGCGATACGAGCTCCCGCCGGACAAGAAAAACGAAATGCTGGCTCGGCAGTTGGCGGAAACCCGGGACTATGACGTGTTCTTCGTCTCTCATTTCACCAGCGATCGAAAGAGCGCACGAATCACGGCGGACCCGAACGTCTGGCGACTGACGTTGTCCAACGATCCTTCCGGCCAAACGGTCGAGGAGCCGTTTTCGGTCACCCCCATGACCTCGAACGATCCGGTTCTTCAGTACTTTCACCCCTATGTCACACACTGGTCCAAGACGTTCCGGGTGAAATTCAAGAGCCTTGGAGAGGGCCCTTACCGGCAGCTTCGAATGACCGGCGTCGTGGCGCAGCTCGCTTTTGTTTGGAATCCTCCGTAAACCCCAATGTCCGAAACATCGTTCATTACGATTCGCGAAATCGCGAAGTTCGACGGCCAAAGCGTCAGGATGCGCGGATGGCTGCATAACAAGCGCTCGAGCGGGCCGATTCAGTTTCTCCAGTTACGAGACGGCTACGGTGTCATTCAATGCGTTGCCGTAAAGAGCGAGCTGGGCGAAGAAGAGTTCACCAAGGCCGAAAAACTCACGCAGGAATCTTCGTTCGCCGTTACCGGCGTCGTACGAGCCGACAAACGGTCTCCGATCGGGTACGAAATCAGCGTCCGGTCGATCGAGATTTATTCTCTTTCCCACGAGTATCCGATCTCGCCGAAAGACCATGGCGTGGCCTTTCTCATGGAACATCGCCATCTTTGGCTGCGATCGAAGCGCCAGCACGCGATCCTTCGGATTCGAAGCGAAATCGTCAAAGCGATCCGAGATTATTTCGATGCGAATCAATTCACCCTTCTCGATGCGCCGATCTTTACGCCGGCCGCTTGCGAAGGCACGTCGACTCTCTTTGAAACGGATTATTTCGGCGACAAGGCTTACCTCACGCAGAGCGGGCAGCTCTATATGGAAGCCGGAGCGATGGCGTTCGGAAAGGTCTATTGTTTCGGCCCGACGTTTCGGGCCGAGAAGTCCAAGACGCGACGACATCTCACCGAGTTTTGGATGGTGGAGCCCGAAATGGCTTTCTTCGATCTCGA
This genomic interval carries:
- the asnS gene encoding asparagine--tRNA ligase → MSETSFITIREIAKFDGQSVRMRGWLHNKRSSGPIQFLQLRDGYGVIQCVAVKSELGEEEFTKAEKLTQESSFAVTGVVRADKRSPIGYEISVRSIEIYSLSHEYPISPKDHGVAFLMEHRHLWLRSKRQHAILRIRSEIVKAIRDYFDANQFTLLDAPIFTPAACEGTSTLFETDYFGDKAYLTQSGQLYMEAGAMAFGKVYCFGPTFRAEKSKTRRHLTEFWMVEPEMAFFDLEADMNLAEDFVVSIVSRVLADRAEELKILERDTQLLEAVRKPFPRVPYGDAVKVLKKAGAQVEWGDDFGGDEETLLTKQFDRPIVVHRFPLANKAFYMKEDPADPRLSLSMDVLAPEGYGEIIGGGQREESLEKLEKRIKEHGLPRSAFEWYLDLRRYGSVPHAGFGLGLERTVAWICGLHHVRETIPFPRMMERITP